The Actinomyces faecalis genome includes the window GTGTGCTTCGTGACGCGCTGGACGCCCTCGACAATCACGCGGTCCCTGCTGGGCAGGACCTCCAGGACACGGCCGGTCTTGCCCTTGTCCTTACCGGCGATGACGATGACCTGGTCGCCCTTCTTGATGCGTGCCATGTTCAGATCACCTCCGGGGCGAGCGAGACGATGCGCATGAACTTCTTCTCGCGAAGCTCACGGCCGACGGGACCGAAGATGCGCGTACCGCGCGGGTCGCCGTCGTTCTTCAGGATGACGGCGGCATTCTCGTCGAAACGGATGTACGAGCCGTCCGGACGCCGGCGCTCCTTGCGGGTGCGCACGACGACCGCCTTGACGACGTCGCCCTTCTTGACGTTGCCGCCGGGGATGGCGTCCTTCACGGTAGCGACGATCGTGTCGCCGATGCCCGCATAGCGCCGACCCGAGCCGCCGAGCACACGGATGCACAGGATCTCCTTGGCACCGGTGTTGTCGGCGACCTTCAGTCGCGACTCCTGCTGGATCATTGGGTGTTCTCCTGTCGTCGAGCCGGTTCTCGACAGCCCTGGTGGGGCGCGAGCCTGGCCGAACGTTCCTTCT containing:
- the rplN gene encoding 50S ribosomal protein L14; its protein translation is MIQQESRLKVADNTGAKEILCIRVLGGSGRRYAGIGDTIVATVKDAIPGGNVKKGDVVKAVVVRTRKERRRPDGSYIRFDENAAVILKNDGDPRGTRIFGPVGRELREKKFMRIVSLAPEVI